A stretch of Rhododendron vialii isolate Sample 1 chromosome 4a, ASM3025357v1 DNA encodes these proteins:
- the LOC131323001 gene encoding zinc finger CCCH domain-containing protein 3-like isoform X2, with protein sequence MPDNRTVESNGVLSKSSSRSVEDRPGEPNCMYYMRNGLCGYGSKCRFNHPVYAGQGGQQTQRRGELPERVGQPVCGHYLKTGTCKYGPACKYHHPRDKNGVGPVQLNSLGLPMRQEGNACPHYMRTGSCKFGVACKFHHPQPASAGTFSPVSGPAVYGFPSSSVPTSSGLHFGGGAPTMSLPRVPYLSGPFAQGPQAYIPVVLSPSEGIAAHGWNTYLGEAAFGGLVQSSTIISYLPERPDQPECRRFMSTGSCKYGSDCKYHHPRERIAQWTTNSLGPLGLPSRPGLPVCSYYSFYGLCEYGPTCKYDHPLTGYSYNSDLNFPALPVFYPPVFPYQRNMPTVLSLEQSPPKLASISDWVNKPEAEVNENPKLDTETPENASDHAISPQLPLSDSSELSHEQSD encoded by the exons ATGCCGGATAATCGCACGGTTGAGAGCAATGGCGTCCTGTCCAAATCGTCCAGCCGATCAGTCGAAG ATCGGCCGGGGGAACCAAATTGCATGTACTACATGAGAAATGGGCTGTGTGGTTATGGAAGCAAGTGTAGATTTAATCACCCTGTTTATGCTGGGCAG GGTGGTCAGCAGACTCAGCGCAGAGGTGAACTGCCAGAAAGAGTCGGGCAACCTGTCTGTGGG CATTATCTTAAGACAGGAACCTGCAAATATGGACCGGCATGTAAATATCATCACCCACGGGACAAGAATGGTGTAGGACCTGTCCAATTGAATAGCTTGGGCTTACCAATGCGTCAG GAAGGAAATGCATGTCCCCATTACATGAGAACTGGATCGTGTAAGTTTGGAGTTGCATGCAAGTTTCATCATCCTCAGCCTGCAAGTGCTGGAACTTTTTCTCCCGTTTCTGGACCTGCTGTTTATGGCTTTCCAAGCTCATCAGTTCCGACTTCATCTGGTTTGCATTTTGGGGGAGGAGCTCCAACAATGTCCTTACCAAGAGTACCGTATCTATCTGGTCCCTTTGCTCAAGGGCCCCAGGCATACATACCTGTTGTTTTGTCTCCCTCTGAAGGCATTGCTGCACATGGATGGAACACTTACTTG GGTGAGGCAGCTTTCGGTGGCCTGGTGCAATCGTCTACAATCATTTCTTATCTACCTGAGAGACCCGACCAACCAGAATGCCGTCGTTTTATGAGCACTGGAAGCTGCAAATATGGGTCTGATTGCAAGTACCATCATCCAAGAGAGAGAATTGCTCAATGGACAACTAATTCCTTAGGCCCGCTTGGGCTTCCATCGAGACCT GGGCTACCAGTTTGTTCATACTACAGCTTTTATGGACTCTGCGAATACGGCCCAACATGCAAATATGACCACCCTCTGACAGGATATTCTTACAACTCTGATTTGAATTTTCCAGCTCTCCCTGTTTTTTATCCGCCTGTCTTCCCATATCAGAGGAATATGCCGACGGTCCTCTCATTGGAGCAATCTCCCCCTAAATTAGCTAGTATTAGTGACTGGGTCAATAAACCTGAGGCTGAAGTCAACGAAAATCCGAAACTGGATACCGAAACTCCTGAAAATGCATCAGACCATGCTATTTCTCCTCAACTACCCTTGTCAGATTCTTCAGAACTTTCGCATGAACAATCGGATTAA
- the LOC131323001 gene encoding zinc finger CCCH domain-containing protein 58-like isoform X1 — protein sequence MPDNRTVESNGVLSKSSSRSVEEAVQRLKIQTTDDEDSGVVANSFHYPDRPGEPNCMYYMRNGLCGYGSKCRFNHPVYAGQGGQQTQRRGELPERVGQPVCGHYLKTGTCKYGPACKYHHPRDKNGVGPVQLNSLGLPMRQEGNACPHYMRTGSCKFGVACKFHHPQPASAGTFSPVSGPAVYGFPSSSVPTSSGLHFGGGAPTMSLPRVPYLSGPFAQGPQAYIPVVLSPSEGIAAHGWNTYLGEAAFGGLVQSSTIISYLPERPDQPECRRFMSTGSCKYGSDCKYHHPRERIAQWTTNSLGPLGLPSRPGLPVCSYYSFYGLCEYGPTCKYDHPLTGYSYNSDLNFPALPVFYPPVFPYQRNMPTVLSLEQSPPKLASISDWVNKPEAEVNENPKLDTETPENASDHAISPQLPLSDSSELSHEQSD from the exons ATGCCGGATAATCGCACGGTTGAGAGCAATGGCGTCCTGTCCAAATCGTCCAGCCGATCAGTCGAAG AGGCCGTTCAAAGGTTGAAAATTCAGACAACTGATGATGAGGATAGTGGTGTGGTGGCTAATTCTTTCCACTACCCAGATCGGCCGGGGGAACCAAATTGCATGTACTACATGAGAAATGGGCTGTGTGGTTATGGAAGCAAGTGTAGATTTAATCACCCTGTTTATGCTGGGCAG GGTGGTCAGCAGACTCAGCGCAGAGGTGAACTGCCAGAAAGAGTCGGGCAACCTGTCTGTGGG CATTATCTTAAGACAGGAACCTGCAAATATGGACCGGCATGTAAATATCATCACCCACGGGACAAGAATGGTGTAGGACCTGTCCAATTGAATAGCTTGGGCTTACCAATGCGTCAG GAAGGAAATGCATGTCCCCATTACATGAGAACTGGATCGTGTAAGTTTGGAGTTGCATGCAAGTTTCATCATCCTCAGCCTGCAAGTGCTGGAACTTTTTCTCCCGTTTCTGGACCTGCTGTTTATGGCTTTCCAAGCTCATCAGTTCCGACTTCATCTGGTTTGCATTTTGGGGGAGGAGCTCCAACAATGTCCTTACCAAGAGTACCGTATCTATCTGGTCCCTTTGCTCAAGGGCCCCAGGCATACATACCTGTTGTTTTGTCTCCCTCTGAAGGCATTGCTGCACATGGATGGAACACTTACTTG GGTGAGGCAGCTTTCGGTGGCCTGGTGCAATCGTCTACAATCATTTCTTATCTACCTGAGAGACCCGACCAACCAGAATGCCGTCGTTTTATGAGCACTGGAAGCTGCAAATATGGGTCTGATTGCAAGTACCATCATCCAAGAGAGAGAATTGCTCAATGGACAACTAATTCCTTAGGCCCGCTTGGGCTTCCATCGAGACCT GGGCTACCAGTTTGTTCATACTACAGCTTTTATGGACTCTGCGAATACGGCCCAACATGCAAATATGACCACCCTCTGACAGGATATTCTTACAACTCTGATTTGAATTTTCCAGCTCTCCCTGTTTTTTATCCGCCTGTCTTCCCATATCAGAGGAATATGCCGACGGTCCTCTCATTGGAGCAATCTCCCCCTAAATTAGCTAGTATTAGTGACTGGGTCAATAAACCTGAGGCTGAAGTCAACGAAAATCCGAAACTGGATACCGAAACTCCTGAAAATGCATCAGACCATGCTATTTCTCCTCAACTACCCTTGTCAGATTCTTCAGAACTTTCGCATGAACAATCGGATTAA